A region of Bacteroidota bacterium DNA encodes the following proteins:
- a CDS encoding Gfo/Idh/MocA family oxidoreductase, whose amino-acid sequence MKNFVLIGASGYIAPRHLKAIKDTGNNLLAAYDPFDSVGIMDSYFPSSDFFVEFERFDRHVDKLRRHGTKVDYVSICSPNYLHDSHIRFGLRNDADVICEKPLVLFPKNAENLIELEKETGRKINNILQLRLHPNIIQLKEDIANSPKDKIYEFDLTYITSRGNWYYTSWKGDVTKSGGIATNIGIHFFDMLGWLFGPVKQNIVHVHTHDRAAGYLEFSKAKVRWFLSINADMLPEAAKKKNMRTYRSMTLEGKEIEFSDGFTDLHTKSYEQIIAGNGYTVKDALPSIEIACDIRRQTPIGLKGDYHPFAKAALSKHPFDL is encoded by the coding sequence ATGAAGAATTTCGTACTCATTGGAGCCTCCGGCTATATCGCTCCTCGCCACCTCAAGGCCATAAAAGATACCGGAAATAATTTATTGGCCGCCTACGACCCTTTTGACAGCGTCGGGATTATGGACAGTTATTTTCCCTCCTCCGATTTTTTTGTAGAGTTTGAACGCTTTGATCGCCACGTGGACAAGTTGCGTCGTCACGGAACCAAGGTGGACTATGTTTCTATCTGCTCGCCCAATTACCTGCACGATTCGCATATCCGGTTCGGGCTACGCAACGATGCCGATGTGATTTGTGAAAAGCCGTTGGTATTATTTCCTAAAAACGCAGAGAACCTGATTGAATTAGAAAAGGAAACAGGAAGAAAAATAAATAACATTCTGCAACTGCGTTTGCATCCGAATATCATACAACTGAAAGAAGATATAGCGAACAGCCCGAAGGATAAAATCTATGAATTTGATTTGACCTATATCACTTCGCGTGGCAACTGGTACTATACCAGTTGGAAAGGCGATGTAACAAAAAGCGGAGGCATAGCTACCAATATCGGTATTCACTTTTTCGATATGCTGGGCTGGCTTTTTGGACCGGTGAAACAAAATATAGTACATGTTCACACCCACGACCGCGCAGCCGGTTATCTGGAGTTTTCAAAAGCCAAGGTGCGCTGGTTTTTAAGCATCAATGCAGATATGCTGCCCGAAGCGGCGAAGAAAAAAAACATGCGCACCTATCGCTCTATGACGCTTGAAGGGAAAGAAATTGAATTCAGTGATGGCTTTACTGATCTGCATACCAAGAGTTATGAGCAAATCATTGCCGGAAATGGTTATACGGTGAAAGATGCCTTGCCCAGTATTGAAATTGCCTGCGACATCCGCCGACAAACACCGATTGGACTGAAAGGCGACTATCATCCGTTTGCTAAAGCAGCACTGAGCAAACATCCATTCGATTTATAG
- a CDS encoding low molecular weight phosphotyrosine protein phosphatase: MKILMVCLGNICRSPMAHGLLQHKVEQRGMDWEVDSAGTGDWHRGQQPDHRAIACMKKHSIDITYQSARPIIYDDFQQFDLIYVMDRSNFENVERMARNEEDMNKVKLLLSEIYPEGAEVPDPYYGGDAGFERVYQLLDEATEKILERYSCHTKT; this comes from the coding sequence ATGAAAATACTGATGGTTTGCCTCGGAAACATTTGCCGCTCGCCTATGGCGCATGGACTATTGCAACACAAAGTTGAACAGCGCGGAATGGATTGGGAGGTGGACTCTGCCGGAACCGGCGACTGGCATCGGGGCCAACAGCCCGACCACCGCGCCATTGCCTGCATGAAAAAACATAGCATTGATATTACTTATCAAAGTGCCCGACCCATCATTTATGATGACTTCCAACAGTTTGACCTCATTTACGTAATGGATCGCAGCAATTTTGAAAATGTAGAGCGAATGGCACGAAACGAGGAAGACATGAACAAGGTGAAGCTGCTATTGAGCGAAATTTATCCCGAAGGAGCAGAAGTGCCCGACCCCTATTACGGTGGCGACGCAGGCTTTGAGAGGGTTTATCAACTGCTTGATGAAGCAACAGAAAAGATTTTGGAAAGATATTCGTGTCATACGAAAACATGA
- a CDS encoding fibronectin type III domain-containing protein gives MKKNKNKKGGSAKRTVCQHIAVFIVSFIVKLGFHLLTVPQKIILARRVVEFMNGNPNFAVPSPTLADITTAIDALELAQQALPGGPAATEIRDLREADLDILMSDLQIYVEGEAKGDPEIALSSGMDIRDSKSPIGILNSPETLVAKQGAAEGSVKLKWKAVKKSSGYRIEVSTNPTQGWPMVYQSEKSSIKIYDLTPGTKYYFRVATLSHAGYEGYSPVATLRLSLPQD, from the coding sequence ATGAAAAAGAACAAAAACAAAAAGGGCGGGAGCGCAAAGCGTACCGTCTGCCAGCACATTGCTGTATTTATCGTATCCTTTATTGTCAAACTGGGCTTTCACCTGCTGACCGTGCCACAAAAAATCATCCTGGCTCGCCGAGTAGTGGAATTCATGAACGGCAATCCCAACTTTGCGGTACCGTCTCCCACCTTGGCTGATATCACCACAGCTATAGATGCACTCGAACTGGCACAGCAGGCCCTTCCCGGAGGACCGGCAGCCACCGAGATTCGCGACCTGCGCGAAGCAGATCTGGATATATTGATGTCCGATCTACAGATTTACGTAGAGGGCGAAGCAAAAGGAGATCCGGAAATTGCACTCAGCTCCGGTATGGATATTCGGGATTCTAAAAGTCCAATTGGCATTCTTAATTCTCCTGAAACTCTGGTAGCCAAGCAAGGCGCAGCGGAGGGTTCTGTGAAGTTGAAATGGAAAGCGGTGAAGAAATCATCCGGTTATCGCATCGAGGTAAGTACCAACCCTACACAGGGTTGGCCAATGGTGTACCAATCTGAAAAATCTTCTATCAAGATTTATGATTTAACACCCGGCACCAAGTATTATTTCCGTGTGGCAACCCTCAGCCATGCAGGATATGAGGGCTACAGTCCGGTGGCTACCCTCCGGCTCAGTTTACCTCAAGACTAA
- a CDS encoding Fic family protein yields the protein MEIRKFKSGKYEQQFQYKSFLPEKINHVWVTDDPLTQKLLSEADIKLGELNAYSQLVPSVDLFIRMHIQKEALTSSKIEGTQTTLAEAVQRSENLAPEKRDDWQEVHNYVEAINRAIEELNHLPLSNRLILKLHKILMQGVRGEKKTPGEYRRSQNWIGGASINDAGFIPPHHEHLADLMHDLELFIHNEHIQVPDLVKAGILHYQFETIHPFLDGNGRIGRLLITLYLVSKQKLLKPALYLSDYFEKHKTLYYDNLTIVRSKNDLNQWLKFFFEGVWQTAQSSIDTFKRIIVLKEKYETEKITRLGKKTKTAQLLLNVLYKHPVIDAKDAARYLEVNKTTAHKLIDDFVRLEMLKEISGFKRNQIFVLHEYLDLFKN from the coding sequence ATGGAGATCAGAAAATTCAAATCGGGAAAATATGAACAGCAATTTCAGTACAAGAGTTTTTTGCCAGAAAAGATAAACCATGTATGGGTCACCGATGACCCCCTGACTCAAAAGCTATTGAGCGAAGCGGATATAAAATTAGGAGAACTGAATGCCTATTCTCAATTAGTGCCCAGTGTGGACTTGTTCATACGGATGCACATCCAAAAAGAAGCCCTCACGAGCAGTAAAATAGAAGGAACACAAACCACCTTGGCAGAGGCTGTGCAGCGTTCAGAAAATCTGGCACCCGAAAAAAGAGACGATTGGCAGGAAGTTCACAATTATGTTGAGGCGATTAATAGGGCCATCGAAGAGTTGAATCATTTGCCTCTCTCGAACCGGCTTATTCTGAAACTGCATAAAATCCTGATGCAGGGGGTGAGGGGTGAAAAAAAAACACCCGGCGAATACCGGCGAAGCCAGAACTGGATAGGAGGTGCCTCTATTAATGACGCAGGATTTATTCCGCCACATCACGAACATCTGGCCGACCTCATGCATGATTTGGAGTTATTTATACATAATGAACACATCCAAGTACCGGATTTGGTGAAGGCCGGCATCCTGCATTATCAATTTGAAACCATTCACCCGTTCTTGGATGGCAACGGACGAATAGGGCGGCTTTTGATAACCCTATATTTAGTAAGCAAACAAAAACTTTTGAAACCGGCACTCTATCTTTCAGATTATTTTGAAAAACACAAGACACTCTACTACGATAATTTGACCATCGTTCGTTCTAAAAATGATTTGAACCAATGGCTGAAGTTCTTTTTTGAAGGAGTGTGGCAAACCGCTCAAAGTTCTATTGACACATTCAAAAGAATCATTGTGCTGAAAGAAAAATATGAAACTGAAAAAATTACCCGGCTGGGTAAAAAGACAAAAACAGCCCAGTTGCTGCTAAACGTTTTATACAAACACCCGGTGATAGATGCAAAAGATGCGGCTAGGTATCTAGAGGTAAATAAAACAACAGCCCATAAACTGATAGACGATTTTGTGCGGTTGGAAATGCTGAAAGAGATTTCCGGATTTAAGCGGAATCAGATTTTTGTATTACATGAATACTTAGACCTGTTTAAAAACTAA
- a CDS encoding DEAD/DEAH box helicase family protein, which translates to MELKPYQQQVINDLSMFLEQVQETKDVKDAFYNFWAKHPKTPLFPFVGTAIEPYKNNVARVPHICVKVPTAGGKTFIACNAIKTIFDAFAYDKPKAVVWLVPSITILDQTIKNLKDTNHPYRQKINSHFGNKVEVFDKAALLQGSGFNATSVKEQLNIFVLSFDSIRTANKEGRKVFEQNGSLQSFETLLGKDEEISLMKVMQFLNPMIVVDESHNAETDLSVDMLKEFNPCFILDLTATPRKNSNIISFIDALELKKENMVKLPVIVYNHQDKTEVINSSLQLQKRLELQAIAEEKKGGKYIRPIVLFQAQPKNGKDFLNEEEEKSNVQKLKEKLIELKIPAEQIKIKTANINEIKGIDLMSAACEVRYIITINALKEGWDCPFAYILASLADKSSAVDVEQILGRVLRQPYVMKHNFPLLNLSYVLTASSKFLDTLDNIVKGLNKAGFSDKDYKLADPAMLEEAKKQDPLQQLTVFPTSEETAEDITSDIDTSRISVPSETELPNTPVSEIEKSAIEQNEAFEKTVSEMEANNTTALPNEIQQLVKTYSIKDIFKEQAEQINLPQFYLKVPANDLFGQKEEELPLEKENLLDGFALSKADTNIAFDSITAELYKVDLDETKKEHTPTFVRLDGEVKESVMAYILDPSRKDSRVKNFTKRLMDLIGNMFPIPDKEIEKYINRILEDFKDEQFSDLAAHDYTYKDKIKYKIISLSEQFAEKKFKDYLDTDKVFIKPSFTLPKNISPGDTAKDITKSLYEKEGSMNGFEERVINEIGNMTNIAFWTRNIERKGFRINGFVNHYPNFIIQTKSDKTILLETKGDHLDAEQKIRLGGQWANKAGNNYRYFMVYERRTVDGAYKLEDFLNIIKDI; encoded by the coding sequence ATGGAATTAAAACCCTATCAACAGCAAGTAATAAACGACCTTTCAATGTTTTTGGAGCAAGTGCAAGAAACCAAAGACGTGAAAGACGCTTTTTATAATTTTTGGGCAAAGCACCCAAAAACTCCTTTGTTTCCATTTGTTGGCACAGCCATAGAACCCTACAAAAACAATGTGGCACGAGTGCCACATATTTGCGTGAAAGTGCCTACCGCAGGCGGTAAAACTTTTATTGCTTGCAACGCCATCAAAACAATTTTTGATGCTTTTGCTTACGACAAACCCAAAGCGGTTGTTTGGTTAGTTCCGTCTATTACCATTTTAGACCAAACCATTAAAAACTTAAAAGACACCAATCACCCTTACCGACAAAAAATAAATTCACACTTCGGCAACAAGGTTGAAGTATTTGACAAAGCTGCACTGTTGCAAGGAAGCGGATTTAACGCTACTTCGGTAAAAGAACAGTTGAACATTTTTGTATTGAGTTTTGATAGCATTAGAACAGCCAACAAAGAAGGAAGAAAAGTATTTGAGCAAAACGGTTCATTGCAATCATTTGAAACGCTTTTAGGCAAGGACGAAGAAATATCGTTAATGAAAGTAATGCAGTTCTTAAATCCTATGATAGTGGTTGACGAAAGCCACAATGCTGAAACAGATTTAAGTGTGGATATGCTCAAAGAATTTAATCCTTGTTTCATTCTTGACCTTACAGCCACTCCAAGAAAAAACAGCAACATCATTAGTTTTATTGATGCCTTGGAATTGAAAAAGGAAAACATGGTGAAACTGCCTGTAATTGTTTACAATCATCAAGACAAAACAGAGGTAATCAATAGCAGTTTACAACTTCAAAAACGCTTAGAACTACAAGCCATTGCAGAAGAAAAAAAAGGCGGTAAATACATCCGCCCTATTGTGCTGTTTCAAGCACAACCCAAAAACGGAAAAGACTTTTTAAACGAAGAAGAAGAAAAATCAAATGTTCAGAAACTGAAAGAAAAACTCATTGAGTTGAAAATCCCTGCTGAACAAATCAAAATTAAGACTGCAAACATCAATGAAATTAAGGGTATTGATTTAATGAGCGCAGCATGTGAAGTTCGTTACATCATTACCATAAATGCATTAAAAGAAGGTTGGGACTGTCCGTTTGCTTATATCTTGGCATCATTAGCAGACAAGAGTTCAGCAGTAGATGTTGAACAAATTTTAGGCAGAGTTTTACGACAGCCTTATGTAATGAAACATAATTTTCCTTTGCTCAATTTGAGTTATGTTTTAACAGCATCATCAAAATTTTTGGACACATTAGACAACATTGTGAAAGGCTTGAACAAAGCAGGTTTCAGCGACAAAGATTATAAATTGGCTGACCCTGCCATGTTGGAAGAAGCCAAGAAACAAGACCCTTTGCAACAATTGACCGTTTTCCCAACAAGCGAAGAAACAGCAGAAGATATTACTTCCGACATTGATACCTCACGAATTTCAGTTCCTTCGGAAACTGAATTACCAAACACACCCGTTTCGGAAATTGAAAAATCAGCAATAGAACAAAATGAAGCCTTTGAAAAAACAGTTTCTGAAATGGAAGCAAACAATACAACGGCTTTACCAAACGAAATACAACAGCTTGTGAAAACATATAGTATCAAAGACATTTTCAAAGAACAAGCTGAACAGATAAACTTACCACAGTTTTATTTAAAAGTTCCTGCAAACGATTTATTCGGACAAAAAGAAGAAGAATTACCTTTAGAAAAGGAAAATCTTTTAGATGGTTTTGCATTAAGCAAAGCCGACACAAACATTGCTTTTGACAGCATTACAGCAGAACTCTACAAAGTTGACTTAGACGAAACTAAAAAAGAACATACGCCAACATTTGTAAGGCTTGACGGAGAAGTAAAAGAGAGTGTAATGGCTTACATTCTTGACCCATCAAGAAAAGACAGCAGAGTAAAGAATTTCACAAAACGCTTAATGGATTTAATTGGCAATATGTTTCCAATTCCTGACAAGGAAATTGAAAAATACATCAACCGAATTTTAGAAGATTTTAAAGACGAACAATTCAGCGACTTGGCAGCACACGATTACACCTATAAAGACAAAATCAAGTATAAAATAATTTCCCTTTCAGAACAGTTTGCAGAGAAAAAATTCAAGGATTATTTAGACACAGACAAAGTTTTCATAAAACCATCTTTCACTTTACCAAAAAACATTTCACCGGGCGACACAGCCAAAGACATAACAAAATCGCTTTACGAGAAAGAAGGAAGCATGAACGGTTTTGAAGAACGTGTAATCAACGAAATTGGCAACATGACAAACATTGCTTTCTGGACAAGGAACATAGAACGCAAAGGTTTTAGAATTAACGGTTTTGTAAATCATTATCCAAACTTTATCATTCAGACAAAAAGCGATAAGACAATTTTATTAGAAACCAAAGGCGACCACTTAGACGCAGAACAAAAAATAAGACTTGGCGGACAATGGGCAAACAAGGCAGGAAATAATTATCGTTACTTCATGGTTTACGAAAGACGAACAGTTGACGGAGCATATAAATTAGAAGACTTTTTAAACATCATCAAAGACATTTAG
- a CDS encoding Fic family protein: MEKTFEILPTELLAAYCENMSDTFLKKYEQLEESELSIDTFSFYTSVSAVFSSKIEGENIELDSYVKHKRFGIEFLPDYTRKIDDLYNAYQFAKKQKCNAENILTIQKMLTKHILPAGRQGEIRTGNMYVTTADGRIEYVAAAPSAVKSELEKLYTELDSLLNMKLTVQEVFYFASLLHLVFVKIHPFDDGNGRSSRLIEKWFLAEKLGENAWLIQSEKNYYMQHQTYYKNIRLLGLEYEALDYSKALPFLLMLPQSLTLNEEIK, encoded by the coding sequence ATGGAAAAAACATTTGAAATTCTGCCTACTGAGCTTTTAGCAGCGTATTGCGAAAACATGAGCGATACTTTTTTAAAAAAATACGAGCAATTAGAAGAAAGCGAATTATCTATTGATACTTTCAGTTTCTACACTTCTGTATCTGCTGTTTTCTCCTCTAAGATTGAGGGAGAAAACATTGAGTTGGATTCGTATGTAAAGCACAAACGGTTTGGCATAGAATTTTTACCCGATTATACCCGCAAAATAGACGACTTATATAATGCCTATCAATTTGCAAAAAAACAAAAATGCAATGCAGAAAATATTTTGACCATTCAAAAAATGCTAACCAAACATATTTTACCAGCAGGCAGACAGGGCGAAATAAGAACCGGAAATATGTATGTAACCACTGCCGATGGAAGAATAGAATATGTTGCAGCCGCTCCTTCTGCAGTTAAAAGCGAATTAGAGAAACTATACACCGAACTTGACAGTTTATTAAACATGAAATTGACAGTGCAGGAGGTGTTCTACTTTGCTTCGCTATTGCATTTGGTATTTGTAAAAATTCACCCGTTTGATGATGGCAACGGAAGAAGCTCCCGACTGATTGAAAAATGGTTTTTAGCAGAAAAATTAGGAGAGAACGCTTGGCTCATTCAATCAGAAAAGAACTATTATATGCAACACCAAACTTACTATAAAAATATTCGGTTGTTGGGGTTGGAATACGAGGCACTTGATTATTCAAAGGCATTACCTTTTTTGCTGATGCTTCCACAATCGCTAACACTTAACGAAGAAATCAAGTAA
- a CDS encoding site-specific DNA-methyltransferase — protein MPTLHWIGKDKVINHHMDVPFKVLEHAYGFNNGTQTDQETKSRNKIIHGDNLEALKALLPEYEGKVKCIYIDPPYNTGNEGWVYNDNVNDPKIKKWLGQVVGKEAEDLTRHDKWLCMMYPRLKLLHKLLADDGAIFISIDDNEQANLKLICDEIFGGGNFMANVIWEKNYSPRNDAKYFSASHDFIVVYAKSKNSWKRNLAPRTNKQNKFYKYDDKDGRGLWRPDNVLVKSFSETGVFGIKNPNNGKEHFPPKGSCYRFNEEKSKQMLAENRFYFGKDGNGKPQLKRYLFEVNDGVVPQTIWKYDEVSHNQEGKKELNKIIEGNVFDSPKPYQLVERVLQIATNPNDIILDSYAGSGSTAHAVLNLNKQDGGNRKFILIEMEDYAETITAERVKRVIKGYGTTEATKGNFNFFTLGQPMFLEDGNLNEIVGVDKIRQYVYYTETKTPLTETKHKDNKHFLGKHNDTAYYFNYEQDEVTTLDHAFLATMKTKAEQYVIYADNCLLTIDFMTKHHIIFKKIPRDITRF, from the coding sequence ATGCCAACATTACACTGGATAGGAAAAGATAAGGTCATAAATCATCACATGGATGTTCCGTTTAAAGTATTGGAACACGCCTACGGCTTTAACAACGGAACACAAACAGACCAAGAAACCAAAAGCAGAAATAAAATAATACATGGCGACAACTTGGAAGCCTTAAAAGCCTTATTGCCCGAATACGAAGGAAAAGTAAAGTGTATTTACATAGACCCACCCTACAACACAGGAAACGAAGGTTGGGTGTATAACGATAATGTAAACGACCCGAAAATTAAAAAGTGGCTTGGCCAAGTAGTAGGGAAAGAAGCCGAAGACCTTACAAGGCACGACAAATGGCTTTGTATGATGTATCCACGTTTGAAACTATTACACAAACTATTGGCAGACGATGGGGCAATTTTCATTTCAATTGATGATAACGAACAAGCGAACTTGAAATTGATTTGTGATGAAATTTTTGGTGGAGGTAATTTTATGGCAAATGTTATTTGGGAAAAAAATTATTCGCCAAGAAATGATGCTAAATATTTTTCCGCATCACATGACTTTATTGTTGTTTACGCTAAATCAAAAAATTCATGGAAACGAAATTTAGCACCAAGAACGAATAAACAAAATAAATTCTATAAGTATGATGATAAGGATGGAAGGGGTTTATGGAGACCTGACAATGTTCTCGTAAAATCCTTTTCTGAAACTGGGGTATTTGGAATTAAGAACCCAAATAATGGTAAAGAACATTTTCCACCTAAAGGTAGCTGTTACCGATTTAACGAAGAAAAATCGAAGCAAATGTTAGCTGAAAATAGATTTTACTTTGGGAAAGACGGAAATGGAAAGCCGCAATTAAAAAGATATTTATTTGAAGTAAATGACGGAGTTGTTCCTCAAACAATTTGGAAGTATGATGAAGTATCGCATAATCAAGAAGGCAAAAAAGAGTTAAATAAGATTATAGAAGGCAATGTTTTTGACAGTCCAAAACCATATCAATTAGTAGAAAGAGTTTTGCAAATAGCCACTAATCCAAATGATATAATTCTTGATAGCTATGCTGGTTCTGGTTCAACTGCACACGCTGTTTTAAACTTAAATAAACAAGATGGCGGTAATCGCAAATTCATTTTAATAGAAATGGAAGATTATGCCGAAACAATTACAGCCGAAAGAGTAAAAAGAGTTATCAAAGGTTACGGAACAACAGAAGCAACAAAAGGAAATTTCAACTTTTTCACACTCGGACAACCCATGTTCTTAGAAGATGGCAATTTGAATGAAATTGTAGGCGTTGATAAAATCCGCCAATACGTTTACTATACGGAAACCAAAACACCATTAACTGAAACAAAGCACAAAGACAATAAACATTTCTTGGGCAAACATAATGACACAGCGTATTACTTCAACTACGAACAAGACGAAGTAACTACCTTAGACCATGCTTTCTTAGCCACCATGAAAACCAAAGCCGAGCAGTATGTAATTTATGCCGACAACTGTTTGCTAACAATAGATTTCATGACAAAGCATCACATCATTTTCAAAAAAATACCAAGAGACATAACAAGGTTTTAA
- a CDS encoding DUF3078 domain-containing protein, with amino-acid sequence MKKVMLLFAVILWVGSLSAQTAEIKKKPKVVLGGDGIYLRDSIWKVGGFLGATISQTALYQWGPGGTNSFAILLSANAYANYKKDKIVWDNSLDAKWGLVANGLIRKSGLARRNFQKNIDLLSFKSNFGYEITKQLYVSARLGFESQFTPSYDYSQTDTANGAYRKLTVSKFAAPAILTIGPGITWKPKEWFTLSFSPATGKMTFVTKDSPMRSMDTLPDGRFTDRYYKDVDETRFGLLAGKGFMGEFGAELDILFQKEVVKNVSIESRLKVFSAYLNPNFNTTMPKYYEAEDSLGSMTISSSNLHIPVVRWDNDLVFKVNKFLSATLSARFVYQYNATVPIDKRTNGTGAKGADGVTDIDKFDKSITAHSKLQIFEQFGVGLSFKF; translated from the coding sequence ATGAAAAAAGTAATGTTGCTATTTGCGGTTATTTTATGGGTGGGTTCTTTATCTGCCCAGACGGCTGAAATAAAGAAAAAGCCGAAAGTGGTGTTGGGTGGCGATGGCATTTATCTGCGCGATTCAATATGGAAAGTAGGAGGCTTTTTAGGAGCCACCATTAGCCAAACAGCTCTTTATCAGTGGGGGCCAGGTGGAACCAATAGTTTTGCTATTCTTTTGTCGGCCAATGCTTATGCCAATTATAAAAAGGACAAAATAGTATGGGATAATAGCCTCGATGCTAAATGGGGTTTGGTGGCCAACGGGTTGATTAGAAAATCTGGCTTGGCACGAAGGAATTTTCAGAAAAACATTGATCTGCTTTCTTTCAAATCAAATTTCGGTTATGAGATTACGAAACAATTATACGTCTCGGCGCGGTTAGGATTTGAAAGTCAGTTTACGCCGAGTTATGATTATTCGCAAACCGATACAGCCAATGGAGCCTATCGAAAGTTGACGGTTTCAAAATTTGCCGCACCGGCCATTCTAACCATAGGACCGGGCATTACTTGGAAACCTAAAGAGTGGTTTACGCTGTCTTTTTCACCGGCTACCGGAAAGATGACTTTTGTGACGAAAGATAGTCCAATGAGAAGTATGGATACGCTGCCCGATGGGAGATTTACCGACCGGTATTACAAAGACGTGGACGAAACACGTTTCGGCTTGTTGGCGGGCAAAGGTTTTATGGGAGAGTTTGGTGCCGAATTAGATATATTGTTTCAAAAAGAAGTGGTTAAAAATGTCAGCATCGAATCAAGGCTCAAGGTTTTCAGCGCTTATCTGAATCCAAATTTCAACACAACCATGCCCAAGTATTATGAGGCCGAAGACTCACTGGGCTCTATGACCATTTCTTCCTCTAACCTTCATATACCGGTGGTTCGTTGGGATAATGACCTCGTGTTTAAGGTGAATAAATTCTTGAGTGCCACTTTGTCGGCGCGCTTTGTTTATCAATATAATGCGACGGTTCCTATTGACAAACGCACGAACGGCACCGGTGCTAAGGGAGCCGATGGAGTGACGGACATAGACAAATTCGACAAATCAATTACCGCACATAGCAAGCTACAGATATTCGAGCAGTTTGGAGTGGGCTTGTCGTTCAAGTTTTAA
- a CDS encoding VanZ family protein, with protein sequence MSANKGTIYPAAINFLKHNWPSIFWAAFVLWLSLSPAKGLPHIAIPQFDKLVHFSFYFILASLMYYGWKKQNTLALLHQNPFLKIILIASLYGLSIEVLQETVTNDRYFSLWDELANILGALSGLWISRKLFPFKT encoded by the coding sequence ATGTCGGCCAATAAGGGCACTATATATCCCGCCGCTATCAACTTCTTAAAACACAACTGGCCGTCCATCTTTTGGGCGGCTTTTGTTTTATGGCTCAGTCTATCACCAGCAAAAGGACTGCCACATATTGCGATCCCACAATTCGACAAACTGGTTCATTTCTCTTTCTATTTCATCCTGGCGTCCCTGATGTATTACGGATGGAAAAAACAGAACACACTGGCGCTACTTCATCAAAACCCTTTCCTGAAAATCATACTCATTGCTTCGCTATATGGACTCAGCATAGAGGTGCTTCAGGAAACGGTAACGAACGACCGTTATTTTTCCTTATGGGATGAGTTGGCAAACATCCTAGGCGCACTGTCGGGCCTATGGATAAGCCGTAAGCTGTTTCCGTTTAAAACTTGA
- the gcvH gene encoding glycine cleavage system protein GcvH, which yields MNFPTDLKYSKEHEWVRVEGSTGTIGVTDFAQKELGDIVYVEIELVGSTVEKEGVFGTVEAVKTVSDLFMPLSGKVLEKNDTLNDTPEVVNNDPYGKGWMIKIEITNPAELAGLMDVEAYKKHVGQ from the coding sequence ATGAATTTCCCTACAGATTTGAAATACAGTAAAGAACATGAATGGGTGCGCGTTGAAGGCAGTACCGGTACCATTGGCGTAACTGATTTTGCTCAAAAAGAACTGGGCGATATTGTCTATGTAGAAATTGAATTGGTGGGTTCAACTGTAGAAAAAGAGGGTGTATTCGGAACAGTGGAGGCAGTAAAAACCGTTTCCGATTTGTTCATGCCCCTGAGTGGAAAAGTGCTGGAGAAAAATGATACGCTAAATGATACCCCTGAAGTAGTAAACAACGACCCCTACGGCAAAGGTTGGATGATTAAAATTGAAATCACCAATCCCGCAGAACTTGCAGGGCTGATGGATGTTGAAGCCTACAAAAAGCATGTCGGCCAATAA